One window of the Tetragenococcus koreensis genome contains the following:
- a CDS encoding ABC transporter ATP-binding protein gives MTNNVIEFNHVTKEYKGFSLSDVNLSIKQGYVTGLIGTNGSGKSTLIKLIMNLLTPDKGSIEAFGLDNNQSATQSKEIKEQIGFVYDKNIYYENLNIKELNKILKHSYKKWDNELFYQYVEKFGLPLNKTLKSFSKGMQMKMSLAVALSHHAQLIIMDEPFAGLDAAFRRELVNLLREVMLDAQCSIFFTTHLVEELENFADYIALIDQGEVLFNQTLEELKGNFAIVKGSQMLLDRDIRSYFITINYTNNGFVAMTDQIEEVTQTFGSYVTIEVPTLADILYYLLKFRTPNLGDKP, from the coding sequence ATGACAAATAACGTAATTGAATTTAATCATGTAACAAAAGAGTACAAAGGCTTTTCATTGTCTGATGTTAACTTGTCAATTAAACAAGGCTATGTTACTGGATTGATCGGAACAAACGGTTCTGGAAAATCAACGCTCATAAAATTAATTATGAACCTTTTGACGCCAGATAAAGGAAGCATTGAAGCTTTTGGTTTAGATAATAATCAGTCAGCAACGCAATCCAAAGAGATTAAAGAACAAATTGGTTTTGTATATGATAAAAATATTTATTATGAGAACTTGAATATCAAAGAGTTAAATAAAATTCTTAAACATTCATATAAAAAATGGGATAATGAGTTATTCTATCAATATGTGGAAAAATTCGGGTTACCTCTAAATAAAACGCTGAAAAGTTTTTCTAAAGGTATGCAAATGAAAATGTCTTTAGCTGTTGCTTTATCTCATCATGCACAATTAATTATTATGGATGAGCCTTTTGCAGGGTTAGACGCTGCTTTTCGACGGGAACTTGTAAATTTATTACGAGAAGTAATGTTGGATGCTCAGTGTAGCATTTTCTTTACGACCCATTTAGTTGAAGAGCTAGAGAATTTTGCAGATTATATTGCACTAATTGATCAAGGAGAAGTTCTTTTTAACCAAACATTAGAGGAGTTAAAAGGAAATTTTGCTATTGTAAAGGGTAGCCAAATGCTTCTAGATAGGGACATTCGAAGCTATTTTATAACAATTAATTATACAAACAATGGTTTTGTTGCTATGACAGACCAAATAGAAGAAGTCACTCAAACTTTTGGAAGCTATGTAACGATTGAAGTTCCGACATTAGCAGATATTTTATATTATTTACTCAAGTTTCGCACACCAAATCTGGGAGATAAGCCTTGA
- a CDS encoding GntR family transcriptional regulator, giving the protein MEIIISNSSKEPIYLQIKKQIQAAILSGELTEGEGLPSIRQLAKDLEISVITTKRAYEELERSGFTYSIVGKGSFVAEQNLELIREKKLKVIEEQLNAVIANSKEIGLSFTELKELLTMLYEV; this is encoded by the coding sequence ATGGAAATTATTATTTCTAATTCGTCTAAAGAACCGATTTATTTGCAGATAAAAAAACAAATTCAAGCAGCCATTTTATCTGGAGAATTAACAGAGGGAGAAGGACTACCGTCAATTCGTCAACTAGCAAAAGACCTTGAAATAAGTGTAATTACTACCAAAAGAGCTTACGAGGAGCTAGAAAGATCTGGTTTTACTTATTCGATTGTGGGTAAAGGTTCGTTTGTTGCGGAACAAAACTTAGAACTGATTCGTGAAAAAAAGTTAAAGGTGATTGAAGAGCAACTGAATGCGGTAATTGCAAACAGTAAAGAGATCGGGCTTTCGTTTACTGAATTAAAAGAGCTACTAACTATGTTATATGAGGTGTAA
- a CDS encoding MetQ/NlpA family ABC transporter substrate-binding protein, with translation MRKKKVIGSIVGVLSTTLLLAAGCSNGGESTEETNEIHVGTSPGPYSELFTDGIAPILEEQGYSVTATDFDELLQADIALNEGDIDVNVDQHEAYLEDFNKNNDANLTGLISIPTVPTGIYGGRKDALDEIEENDTVAIPDDASNTARALLVLEDAEWITLEEGVDPIVATSSNIAENPYNLDIVEMDSNQIPRSLEDIDYGVIPGSIVYNADIDASLSLLNEDILDEYELVVTVDEQNEDSEWAQAIVEAYQSDEFADYLEERNEDDYWFIPEDLQ, from the coding sequence ATGCGTAAAAAGAAGGTTATTGGAAGTATTGTTGGAGTATTAAGTACTACTTTACTGCTAGCTGCTGGGTGTAGTAATGGTGGCGAAAGCACAGAAGAAACAAACGAAATCCATGTGGGTACCTCCCCTGGTCCTTATAGTGAATTATTCACTGACGGGATTGCCCCTATTTTAGAAGAACAAGGGTATTCCGTGACAGCAACAGATTTCGATGAATTATTACAAGCAGACATCGCTTTAAATGAAGGGGACATTGATGTAAATGTCGATCAGCATGAAGCCTATTTAGAGGACTTTAATAAAAATAATGACGCAAATTTAACAGGCTTAATCTCAATTCCTACCGTACCAACAGGGATTTATGGTGGTAGAAAAGACGCACTAGACGAAATAGAAGAAAATGACACTGTCGCCATTCCAGATGACGCTTCAAATACTGCACGGGCTTTGTTAGTACTAGAAGATGCAGAATGGATTACCCTTGAAGAAGGCGTGGACCCAATTGTAGCCACATCTAGTAATATTGCAGAAAATCCTTACAACTTAGATATCGTGGAAATGGACTCCAACCAAATTCCAAGAAGCTTAGAAGATATAGACTATGGTGTTATTCCTGGAAGTATTGTCTATAATGCGGATATCGACGCTTCGTTAAGTCTTTTAAATGAAGATATCTTAGACGAATATGAACTAGTAGTTACTGTGGACGAACAAAATGAAGATTCCGAGTGGGCTCAAGCGATCGTTGAGGCTTATCAATCAGATGAATTTGCTGACTATTTAGAAGAACGAAATGAAGATGATTATTGGTTTATACCTGAAGATTTACAATAA
- a CDS encoding amidohydrolase produces the protein MYNDSTFFNKLTQIRRHIHQHPELSKQEYQTTAFIRNFLEERNIRILESNLETGLIAEIGEKEGKIIGLRADIDALPITEKTQLSYKSINEGVMHACGHDLHTTSLLGAAELLKQHEKELPGKVRLIFQPAEEIFQGAQLVIDTVDFNGWSALVGFHNAPDLPLGAIGFRETKQMASVDRFYGIIHGVGTHAAHPEQGNDPIVTGSQIVANLQAIVSRHIPASEQAVVSITHTTAGNTWNVIPDEFHFEGTVRTFDNKVREKVLYLLEKIVHNTADSFVQKADLEWITGPGPLNNDLNLFKRLSSTFAKNKSNIVPMSSNLGGEDFAFYQDHVPTFFASIGTGKNFPLHHPEFLVDDAGLVYTVNYYLDAVKELLFNG, from the coding sequence ATGTATAATGACTCTACTTTTTTTAACAAATTGACACAAATACGTCGACATATCCATCAACATCCAGAACTTTCAAAACAAGAATATCAAACAACCGCCTTTATAAGAAATTTTCTTGAAGAACGTAATATCAGAATTTTAGAAAGTAACCTTGAGACAGGTCTTATTGCGGAGATCGGAGAAAAGGAAGGAAAAATAATCGGATTACGGGCAGACATTGACGCTCTTCCAATTACTGAAAAAACACAACTTTCTTATAAATCGATAAACGAAGGTGTAATGCATGCTTGCGGCCATGACCTTCACACTACTTCTCTTTTAGGAGCCGCTGAATTATTAAAACAACACGAAAAAGAATTACCAGGGAAAGTTCGTCTTATCTTTCAACCAGCAGAAGAAATTTTCCAAGGTGCTCAATTAGTCATCGATACAGTTGATTTTAATGGCTGGTCAGCTTTGGTCGGGTTTCATAATGCTCCCGATCTCCCGTTAGGAGCTATTGGGTTTCGTGAAACCAAACAAATGGCGAGTGTCGACCGCTTCTATGGAATCATTCACGGCGTCGGAACACACGCAGCTCATCCAGAGCAAGGAAATGATCCAATCGTAACTGGATCTCAAATTGTTGCAAATTTGCAAGCAATCGTAAGTAGACACATCCCCGCCAGTGAACAAGCAGTTGTTTCGATCACCCACACGACAGCCGGAAACACTTGGAACGTTATCCCTGATGAATTTCACTTTGAAGGAACTGTTCGAACCTTTGACAATAAAGTAAGAGAAAAAGTATTATATTTGTTAGAAAAAATTGTTCATAATACAGCAGATAGTTTTGTGCAAAAAGCTGATTTAGAATGGATTACAGGTCCTGGCCCTTTAAATAATGATCTAAACTTATTTAAAAGACTATCCTCAACATTTGCAAAAAACAAAAGTAACATTGTCCCAATGTCTAGTAACTTAGGTGGAGAAGATTTTGCTTTTTATCAAGATCATGTTCCAACATTTTTTGCTTCTATCGGTACTGGGAAAAATTTTCCTCTCCACCACCCTGAATTTTTAGTTGACGATGCTGGATTAGTATACACAGTAAATTATTACTTAGATGCTGTAAAAGAACTTTTATTTAATGGATAA
- a CDS encoding S66 family peptidase, which produces MKKPKGLKKGDRVAIVSLSSGILGESFATHQLKLGKQRIKSFGLEPVTMPNALKGLDYLNKHPEARAQDLKDAFADDTISGIFCAIGGDDTFRLLSYLMEDNEFIQNVLSNPKIFSGFSDTTVNHLMFYRLGMESIYGLNILSDLAELENEMLPYTKETFLKYFAGNELTAVPETQWWYEEREDFSAEAVGTKRTRHVETRGIEVLQGDKNVSGKLLGGCLESLYECLIGERYPEQKEIIQQYHIFLTLEEWKGKMMFLETSEEKPSPEKLEKMLNVLKEKGIFSVINGLIIGKPQNEVYYNEYKKIYREVIADDTMPILYNLPFGHAFPRTLLPYGLEVTVNIDKRTVTFDEPYFS; this is translated from the coding sequence ATGAAGAAACCTAAAGGATTAAAAAAGGGAGATCGAGTAGCTATTGTGAGTCTTTCCAGTGGGATCTTAGGAGAGTCTTTTGCTACTCATCAATTAAAGCTAGGCAAACAAAGAATTAAATCATTTGGCTTGGAACCTGTGACAATGCCTAATGCATTGAAAGGTTTAGATTATTTAAATAAACATCCAGAAGCGCGTGCGCAAGATTTAAAAGATGCTTTTGCAGACGATACGATTTCTGGAATTTTCTGTGCAATTGGGGGAGATGACACTTTCCGTTTGCTTTCCTACCTAATGGAAGATAACGAATTTATCCAAAATGTGCTAAGTAACCCGAAAATCTTTTCTGGATTTTCAGATACAACAGTGAACCATTTAATGTTTTATCGATTAGGTATGGAATCCATTTATGGCTTAAATATTTTAAGTGATCTAGCTGAGTTAGAGAACGAAATGCTACCTTATACAAAGGAAACTTTTCTAAAATATTTTGCAGGAAATGAATTAACGGCTGTTCCTGAGACACAATGGTGGTATGAGGAACGAGAAGATTTTTCAGCTGAAGCTGTCGGAACAAAAAGAACACGACACGTTGAAACTCGTGGGATTGAGGTTTTGCAGGGAGACAAAAATGTTTCTGGTAAATTATTAGGCGGATGCTTAGAAAGTTTATATGAATGTTTAATTGGAGAACGCTACCCTGAACAAAAAGAAATTATTCAACAATATCATATTTTTCTAACCTTAGAAGAATGGAAAGGAAAAATGATGTTTTTAGAAACTAGTGAAGAAAAACCTTCGCCAGAAAAGTTAGAAAAAATGCTCAATGTATTGAAAGAAAAAGGGATTTTTTCAGTTATTAATGGGTTAATCATAGGAAAACCACAAAATGAAGTCTACTATAATGAATATAAAAAAATTTATCGAGAAGTTATAGCCGATGATACAATGCCTATCCTATACAATCTGCCCTTTGGACATGCGTTTCCTAGAACCTTATTACCTTATGGACTGGAAGTAACGGTAAATATAGATAAAAGAACGGTTACTTTTGATGAGCCGTATTTTAGCTAA
- a CDS encoding DJ-1/PfpI family protein — MINVNFLVFDDFESLDLFGVVEIFGRLQNNYVLNYYSMEGGLIKSRQNVEMMTQPITRLMNDGILIVPGGAGTRTLVNDEEWIGKLKRVSLVAANVLTICTGSALLAKTGLLNNKKATSNRVEGK; from the coding sequence ATGATCAACGTAAATTTTTTAGTATTTGATGATTTTGAATCTTTGGATCTATTTGGTGTGGTGGAAATTTTTGGGCGTTTGCAAAATAACTACGTCTTAAACTATTACTCTATGGAAGGCGGATTGATTAAAAGTAGACAGAATGTAGAAATGATGACTCAACCAATTACCCGTTTAATGAATGACGGGATCTTAATCGTACCTGGTGGTGCAGGAACTAGAACGTTGGTCAATGACGAAGAGTGGATAGGAAAACTAAAACGGGTTAGTCTAGTAGCTGCTAATGTTCTAACAATTTGCACTGGGTCTGCTTTATTAGCAAAAACAGGGCTTTTAAATAATAAAAAAGCAACAAGTAATAGGGTAGAGGGGAAATAA
- the ltrA gene encoding group II intron reverse transcriptase/maturase, which yields MRLIEKITSYQNMTQAIEQVKKNKGAPGVDEMTVDELDHYFYQQGRDLVQEIRSMTYRPKAVKRVYIPKSDGKQRPLGIPTVVDRVVQQATAQQLSRIFDVHFSETSYGFRPNRSAHQAIEKVLDYLNEGYEWLIDMDIEKYFDTVHHDKLISTLRERVKDRETLHLIRVFLKAGIMENGFVSPNETGVPQGGPLSPILANIYLDKLDKELEARGLHFVRYADDTDIFVKSEMAANRVMKSITDWIERKLFLQVNVTKTKVVRPTQSKFLGFTFWKNQKGWQCKPSKVSKTKLYDKTKEILKRKHAVSRPLTVTFTKLNQIVRGWINYYRIGSMKTYLAKFGQWLRHKVRVIIIKQWKLPQRIYTNLQQLNRLFKCHFKKEDIYKVANSRLGWYRKCGMHVVNFTLSPKVLAIKKKDRPGLVDPLTYYLNKV from the coding sequence ATGAGATTAATTGAAAAGATTACGAGTTATCAAAATATGACACAAGCCATCGAACAGGTCAAAAAGAATAAAGGGGCCCCGGGCGTGGATGAAATGACAGTTGATGAACTCGACCATTATTTTTATCAACAGGGGCGAGATCTTGTTCAAGAGATTCGTTCGATGACCTACCGACCAAAGGCGGTCAAAAGGGTTTATATCCCTAAATCCGATGGGAAACAAAGACCCTTAGGGATTCCAACTGTGGTAGACCGTGTGGTGCAACAAGCAACAGCGCAACAATTAAGTCGCATCTTCGATGTCCACTTCAGTGAAACCAGTTATGGTTTTCGTCCGAATCGAAGTGCTCATCAAGCAATTGAAAAAGTACTTGATTACTTGAATGAAGGCTATGAATGGCTCATCGATATGGATATTGAGAAATATTTTGATACCGTTCACCATGATAAATTAATCTCGACCCTCAGAGAACGGGTCAAAGATAGAGAGACCCTTCATTTAATACGTGTTTTCTTAAAAGCAGGTATTATGGAGAATGGCTTCGTTAGTCCGAACGAAACCGGGGTTCCGCAAGGAGGCCCGTTAAGTCCAATTTTAGCGAATATTTATCTGGACAAACTGGATAAAGAATTAGAAGCAAGAGGGCTGCATTTTGTTCGGTACGCGGATGATACGGATATTTTTGTCAAAAGTGAGATGGCAGCCAACCGTGTGATGAAATCTATTACGGATTGGATAGAAAGAAAGTTATTCTTGCAAGTGAATGTCACGAAAACCAAGGTCGTACGACCGACACAAAGTAAATTTTTAGGATTTACCTTTTGGAAGAACCAAAAGGGTTGGCAGTGTAAACCGAGCAAAGTCAGTAAAACAAAGCTCTATGACAAAACCAAAGAAATTCTTAAAAGGAAACATGCCGTGTCGCGACCTTTAACTGTGACATTTACGAAATTGAACCAAATTGTAAGGGGCTGGATCAATTACTACCGTATCGGTAGTATGAAAACCTATCTAGCGAAGTTTGGTCAATGGTTACGACATAAAGTCCGTGTCATTATCATAAAACAATGGAAACTTCCGCAACGAATCTATACGAATTTACAACAATTGAATCGACTATTCAAGTGTCATTTCAAGAAAGAAGACATTTATAAGGTCGCTAATTCTAGATTAGGTTGGTATAGGAAATGTGGAATGCACGTTGTCAATTTTACGCTGAGTCCGAAAGTTTTAGCCATAAAGAAAAAGGATAGACCTGGATTGGTCGATCCCTTAACTTACTATCTAAATAAAGTGTGA